Within the Eucalyptus grandis isolate ANBG69807.140 chromosome 1, ASM1654582v1, whole genome shotgun sequence genome, the region TTTGAACTCAAAGAGAGCAAAGGGAAACTGCCAAATCTTGAGTGCATAATAGGTAGTAAGTTCAACTAACCTGTGATTGTATAATCGCGTGCAGTGGTAATATTCTGGAGCTGCACACAATCTGGACGATCACTCTGAGAGCGCAATAAATACCACAGAAGCCAAATTGATGGTTAGGCCTCAACGCACGGACTATAAAGCAATGATATAATAGACATGAGCAATAGGCCATACCCCATTACTATTCGGGGGACAACAAAACCAACCTTTCCCACAATGCAGGAGTGAAAACCATACTGGAACTGCATAGAGATGCAATAGCGTGTTGGCATTTTCCCGATATGCAAGAGACATTGCTTAACATTATAAATGATGATGACGATATGAGTTATTTGCGCTCACCAttataaagaagaagaaagcaagctCCAAAGAGTTCACAAACAGCACGATGTGAAGCAGCCTGCCGACCATTTTTAGCCCAGCGAACCAGAAATCGTcttctgaaaatttaaaaaccaaGTCCTTTGCACTATTTTCGCTAGACTTGTCTTCGTCGTGTTTATGCTTTTTGGCAACTTCTTTTGCGAGTTTCATTATCATTCTCTCCAATTTGATGCTGATAATGACCATAAGCTGCGCAGAATTAGCGAGCACGCCTAATTAGATACAAAAAAAGGCTCATCTGTTTTTTCCCCATCAAGATTCACTTGGAATTGCAAGACATAATGACTCAAAGGAGAGTTTTTATCACTACTTACAGTAAATGGAATGAAAGATACCCAAAAATGCGCATTCCATCCTGCAAGAAATGCATAAAGAAATGGATTGCCACAATGAAGTCTTTCTTGTCAAAggcaaataaagaaagagatataCAATTGAGCTTAATCAGgattaatagggattttattcggTAAGTTGAACTTTGATTGCGGAAAAACGTCACTGCTTTTCTGCTGACACTCAGACGAAACCAGTTTGATATGCATATTTCTGGTTTCCAGTAGGAAGACTCGCTGTCGATTGTGTTCATATCATTTATATACACCAATATTAAGATCCAAAgcaatattttcaatttcactaaTAATGATTTGCTCATCCTTAATGGCAATTTTCCTTGCATTAGATAAACACTGTTTCACGCAGTTCACTTTTCGTGCACCTAATCCTAATAAACCCTAGTTGTTTTACCAAACATTTGCTCTATAATAGTTGCTcttatgaaatgatgtcgaagcTAATGAATCTTGCAATCTGTGTTTAATGAGAGAGGAAGAAACTAgcaaagaaatcaacaagaaacACTATAATATCTAACCCATGGGGAGAGGTAATTACAAAGAAATGCACTATGAATCTGAAAAGCATGGAGTTTAAAATTGCTAAACTAATCAAGTGTTTCCTAACTCTAGTTACATCTAAAGTAAAACCTATAAGTAGACCCATCAAACGGGtggatcgggtcgggtcgggtttgggtcagTTTATAAATGGTCCAACCCAAATTGGCCCATTTAACATGTTTATGGCCCATTTATTGTAATGCAACATTTTTTACCGATATCCAACCCAACCTATACTCGACCCATACTTGACCCATataactaaacttaagaaagcttatttctttatatatattttaaaaaaatagtattgctaaaatagttttatacaacacaaatttaatggacaatttttataattttaaaaataattatttaaaaaaatcaaattttaaattatttaaaaaaattaaaattaaaattaaaattattttttaagaatataatttttccttttcttttctttttctcttttatttattttattattattatttttttgttcttcttcttctttggctagcCGCTAGCCACGACATAGTCAGCGCtcggccacaagcgagcctAAAGCTTGCCAAAGATCGGACAAGCTCAAGCTCGTTGGAtcggcgagccttgagctctcccctcgccggatctagcgtggctcaagcctcacttgacaccggcgagttcgagtctcgccaaATTGACGAGGTTCAAGCCTCACCAAACGTCGGCAAGGCCTTCGCCTCGATAGATCCAacaagctcgaggcttgcctgGCCGTGCCAACCATCACCATGTCGGCCActggaaggaggaagaagaaagaaaaaaatttaaaaaaaattctaaattcagtttttataatatatatatatatatatatatatatatatatttttaagtcaaagagggaaaagagagattgtaaggttttggttgaaaatgggttctaaatccaACCCACTTAAGACCCGCTTAAGACCCACCTAAAACTCACATATCTTAAGTCTTTAATTGCTAAATTTATGTAActactttttgtcaaaaaataattgacccatatatgaccaatttatgatttaaatgggttatatatgggtctaagactcattttgccacctctacccATAAGTGTGATCTCATAATTACTCATTGAGAACTCATTAGAAAACTTATAGAGAGAAAAACCCTAACACTCAACTTGTTTGTTAAAGTGGGTTATAAGAATTTCGTTTTTATATGTTCTTACATGACTTGTTCACTCAAACTAGAAAACTAATTCTAAGTACGAATTCAACTCCAATGTGGAAAGTAATTTCAGTAATTTCTCGCTTGTTTGAATATCATACCACAAGTCCAATTTGGATGGGTAAGTactatttggataatttttccttcaTGGACACAAACGTGAAACATAATTTAAGAGTAACAAATTTAGAAATAGATATAAAGAATAATAAGTATGCATATATGTGCTTACCGGCTACATTCACGAGTAAATAAATCACAGCGCATAACCACAAGTACCATCTGCGATAATGGTAAAAGTGCAAATCAGTATGTCTGAAGAAGTGCTAAATATTCTCTCCTATTTTAAGTATTATTTCCATGGAAAAGTCATATTGTATagttttttcatgaatttaatACTGTCAGAGAACGATTGATTGATCTGATAacattttcagccaaaaatagGGCAAATTAATTAACTTATGCAATAGGACCTTTAGATGAGGATGAGTAATTTGACATGTTCGAGTGAAATAGTTATTTCTtgtaaaggaaaaaggaaaatcttccTTTCTCTTAgctcatccttttcttttccatttattGCTCATCAAGCCTACTTAAATAGCTTCGTATGAGGGGGTATCGTTTTACCTGAttcccatcattttctcaaaatcctTTTGCAAAGTCCTCATTATGTACTTCTGAAAATCTTTCCCTGGTTCCTTGGGATTTCGTGCCTGTGGACACGACAGAATTGACAAGTAAATTAACCATTTCAAGGCAAACTATATTACAACGAAGACCAAAACTAAATTTCAGCTGAAGGATGTCCTCTACGTACCGCGATGAAGTTCTGACGAAGAGCGATGTACTCATGCTCGGTCAAAGAAGTAAACGTCTTCTGCAGGATCGACACGAGCTGAAGAGGAAAATGCAAGACAACGTCGGGCCTCTCGTCAAACATCTCTTCCTTCCAGGTAAATCATAAATATCGCATTCCACAACAATTGCAGAAAATTTATTGCTCATTCCACATTTCTAAACACCCTTCACAGGAATAATTGCAACCCAcatgatattattaattaataatttaataattattaaaatgctAAAAACTTATTAGTCATGAGAAGGTACAACTCTTATGAAAAGGTACAACTCTTATGAAAAGATGTTACTTTTATGAAGATAGAATGTACTTTGATGAAGTACACTTATTGATAGCCTATATTAAAAGTatggtcctctctccaccctaCACAACGAGAGGTTGTATTCTATCCGTAATAaattaaagaagagaaattgaatttcttcatttatcttatttttgcaataatcattttttttaaagttatcaTTATGGTTAAAGGTACTTCATCAAAGTATGTTTAAATATATCTAACGTTGAAGTGTAGAATGATCCAATGAAATTATAATGCggaacattttgaaaattgtatGATAGTTAAGGTCGCAAAGATATGCTCGATTTCGCAAGAGCCTCCAAACTCTCCCGTTTTGCGGTGGCGGGGAGCTTCAAGAGATTCAATGACTTACCATATATCTGAACGAGCCAAGTGGGTTTTTATAACGTTCCAGAATTTTTGTGAGTACTGCGGATAAAAACATAATAGAAACACCTCAATCAAATTAAGAACTTCCTTTGGAGACTGTACAAGAATTTTGAGGAGTGAGATCACTCATCTTCTCCTCCCTTTAACCATATTTGCTGGAGGAGGATGAATTCAACAATGTTACCATTTTGGATGTCATCTTTTTTGCTCCATTCGTCGTATATCTCCAGCATGCTCCATTGAATTATCTAACAGCATGGAAGGACGAAAATAACTAACGTTAAAAAATTGATGCAAGAGAAAcctctaatttttttagtgatttttctAATCTGGACAAATTTTACTTTCCAATTATAACCTTTTGTAAATATTGGAAAACTCGCAAAAATAAATACTCAAACACTCGAAGCCTTTTGAAATATCAACCAATGTACAATTGGAATCACATACAAATTCCTTCGTGTTCTTTCGGAACTTAAATCCGATATATGTTTCTACAATATTGGAGGGAAAGTCGCAAGCATAAATAATAGAAAGTAACAGAAAGATGGAGTTGAAGTGACAAGGATGTCGTAGCGCACCATAGATAGTactttagggcgcgtttggtaacgtttcgtttaaaaattgtttcgggaacgaaatagaaaaagtatttctgttccgggaacaatttttgaacaaaaatacgcgtttggtaaacttgttccgggaataaaaataaacagaaacatgtttggtaaatttggataatttttttatttcttttatttttttctatttttttctattttttccttttttttcttttttctttttcattttttcttttttcttcttttggccggtcgccggccaaggccttggccggcgaccggccggcgagggccgagctcgccagcgGCGGGCGAGGcacggcctcgccgggccaccgcgggcgaggccgaggctcgccgccgccgggcgagctcggcctcgccggccgggcgagctcgaggccggatcgggcgagatcgagctcgcctggccggcgcgaggtcggcctcgccttgatccggcgaggccgagctcgccggcggcgggcgaggcgcggcctcgccggccaccgcgggcgaggccgaggctcgccggccgccgggcgagctcggcctcgccggatctcgggcgagatcgagctcgccggccggcggcgcgaggtcggctcgccggggacggcgagcgtcggcctcgccgtcgtcggcctcgccggggccggcgagcctcgccgtggcgggcgaggccgccggccctcgtcggggtcggccgccggccatggccaaggccggcgaccggccaaaagaaagaagaacaaaaaataagagaaaaagaaaaagaaaaaaagtgtttcgatttgtgttcttaaacaagaaacaagtttttttgtttctttttctgtttcttttgtgttctgggaacaaaagaacaaaaaggaacaaacgcaca harbors:
- the LOC104452362 gene encoding MLO-like protein 1 gives rise to the protein MIIQWSMLEIYDEWSKKDDIQNVLTKILERYKNPLGSFRYMLVSILQKTFTSLTEHEYIALRQNFIAARNPKEPGKDFQKYIMRTLQKDFEKMMGIRWYLWLCAVIYLLVNVAGWNAHFWVSFIPFTLMVIISIKLERMIMKLAKEVAKKHKHDEDKSSENSAKDLVFKFSEDDFWFAGLKMVGRLLHIVLFVNSLELAFFFFIMFQYGFHSCIVGKVGFVVPRIVMGVIVQIVCSSRILPLHAIIQSQMHLEKKQSDKQKKIRKIRRHLEKYASDEEEEKEIVTWISELIDNRKEPNSPEKSPDIELASTDSREGSVKSKVSDSQKKVSQGRGSSGEGKASLIAGQTGQGRHGRSNRRSGIDEGGRLGVVGVGQTTGSAAATGGDGSPEGTGVVVRRRALRLEWVRQGAVRAAASRLLAKEARRGALALGRLDLE